In a genomic window of Pleurocapsa sp. PCC 7319:
- a CDS encoding NAD(P)H-dependent oxidoreductase: MIIVDKALQDCVATGNPVKVGMIGAGFMGRGIANQIINSVPGMELVAIANRRLEGAKRAYQEAGVQELLDVETTTALEEAISQGKYAITEDAKLLCQAEQIDALIEVTGTIEYAAGIVMEAIANRKHVILMNAELDGTIGSILKVYADRAGVILSACDGDQPGVQMNLYRFVKSIGLTPLLCGNIKGLQDPYRNPTTQEGFARRWGQKPHMVTSFADGTKISFEQAIVANATGMKVAQRGMLGYDFKGHVDEMTGMYDVEQLKELGGIVDYVVGAKPGPGVFVFATHDDPKQQHYLNLYKLGEGPLYSFYTPYHLCHFEVPLSVARVVLLQDAVMSPIGKPQVDVVTTAKIDLKAGDMLDGIGFYMTYGQCENSEVALKENLLPMGLAEGCRLKRDIAKDSVLTYDDVELPSNRLCDQLRAEQNAYFGKVTLKNQKIALS; the protein is encoded by the coding sequence ATGATTATTGTCGATAAAGCTTTACAAGATTGCGTGGCAACTGGAAACCCTGTCAAAGTGGGTATGATTGGAGCCGGTTTTATGGGGCGTGGTATTGCCAATCAAATTATCAATTCTGTTCCCGGAATGGAATTAGTGGCGATCGCTAACCGTCGTCTTGAGGGGGCAAAAAGAGCTTACCAAGAGGCAGGAGTCCAAGAATTATTAGACGTTGAAACAACTACGGCATTAGAAGAAGCAATTTCTCAAGGGAAATATGCCATTACCGAAGATGCCAAACTTTTGTGCCAAGCAGAACAAATCGATGCCCTGATTGAAGTTACAGGGACAATCGAATATGCTGCGGGTATAGTCATGGAAGCGATCGCTAATCGTAAACACGTAATTCTGATGAATGCAGAATTAGATGGCACAATTGGCTCCATTCTCAAAGTCTATGCGGATCGAGCAGGAGTTATTCTTAGTGCCTGTGATGGCGATCAGCCCGGAGTACAAATGAACTTGTATCGCTTTGTCAAAAGTATCGGCTTGACTCCTTTGCTCTGCGGCAATATCAAAGGTTTACAAGATCCCTATCGCAATCCCACAACTCAAGAAGGTTTTGCCAGACGTTGGGGACAAAAACCCCATATGGTAACAAGTTTCGCCGATGGTACTAAAATTTCTTTTGAACAGGCGATCGTCGCCAATGCCACCGGAATGAAAGTTGCCCAGCGCGGAATGTTAGGCTATGACTTTAAAGGTCATGTGGACGAAATGACTGGTATGTACGATGTTGAACAATTAAAAGAATTGGGCGGCATTGTTGATTATGTAGTAGGAGCCAAGCCTGGTCCTGGTGTATTTGTCTTTGCTACCCATGACGATCCTAAACAACAGCATTATCTCAATTTATATAAGTTGGGAGAAGGACCTTTATATAGCTTCTATACCCCTTATCACCTCTGCCATTTTGAAGTACCTTTATCTGTGGCTCGCGTAGTTTTATTACAGGATGCAGTCATGAGTCCGATTGGTAAACCTCAGGTAGATGTAGTGACAACAGCAAAAATTGACCTCAAAGCTGGAGACATGCTCGATGGCATTGGCTTCTATATGACTTACGGACAATGTGAAAATTCTGAAGTTGCGCTCAAAGAAAATTTATTGCCGATGGGGCTAGCTGAAGGCTGTCGTCTCAAACGAGATATTGCTAAAGATTCTGTGTTAACTTACGATGACGTAGAACTTCCTAGTAATAGACTATGCGATCAACTAAGAGCCGAACAAAATGCTTATTTTGGCAAAGTCACTCTTAAAAATCAGAAAATAGCTTTGTCTTAG
- the rfbC gene encoding dTDP-4-dehydrorhamnose 3,5-epimerase, with the protein MKFTETKLKGAYIIDLEPIQDHRGFFARTFCAKEFEAYNLKPAVAQCNVSFNYKQGTLRGMHYQLSPATETKFIRCTQGGIYDVIVDLRPESETYLQHIGVELTAENRRALYVPEMFAHGYQALSDDSEVIYQVSEFYTPNRERGLRYDDPVLGIEWPLPISEISEKDTNWSLLKTPVVS; encoded by the coding sequence ATGAAATTCACAGAAACAAAACTCAAGGGTGCCTATATTATTGACTTAGAACCAATACAAGACCACCGCGGTTTTTTTGCCAGAACTTTTTGTGCCAAAGAGTTTGAAGCTTACAATTTGAAACCAGCAGTTGCCCAGTGCAATGTATCTTTTAATTATAAACAGGGGACTCTGCGGGGCATGCATTATCAATTATCTCCCGCAACAGAAACTAAATTTATCCGTTGCACTCAAGGGGGAATATATGATGTGATTGTAGATTTGCGTCCAGAGTCGGAGACTTATCTGCAACATATTGGTGTCGAACTAACTGCCGAAAATCGTCGTGCTCTATACGTTCCGGAAATGTTTGCCCATGGTTATCAAGCCTTGAGTGATGATTCCGAGGTCATTTACCAAGTAAGTGAATTTTATACACCGAATCGGGAAAGAGGTTTACGCTACGACGATCCTGTATTAGGGATTGAATGGCCGTTGCCTATTAGTGAGATTTCTGAGAAAGACACTAATTGGTCTTTACTCAAAACCCCTGTAGTTAGTTAA
- a CDS encoding sugar phosphate nucleotidyltransferase yields MQKKQGRELEVIGLLPAAGQAKRIAPLPLSKELYPIGFRSVDENHNLRPKVVCHYLLEKMRLAGISKAYIIMRAGKWDIPTYLGDGAIVNMHLGYLMMNLPFGVPYTLDQAYQFVQKAIIALGFPDILFQPDDVYSKLLARQAISKADVVLGLFPTDQPQKAGMVDFDSQGRVRLITEKPKQTKLRYMWGTAVWTPVFTSFLHEYVVSIEASRQHHEAENYPTKKWELPIGDVIQAAINKGLEVQAEVFTDGEYLDIGTSEDLVRAVRRFI; encoded by the coding sequence ATGCAAAAAAAACAGGGACGGGAGCTGGAAGTGATTGGATTGCTGCCAGCAGCAGGGCAGGCGAAACGCATTGCTCCTTTACCATTGAGTAAAGAATTGTACCCCATTGGATTTCGTTCTGTAGACGAGAATCACAACCTTCGCCCTAAAGTTGTCTGTCATTATCTGTTAGAAAAAATGCGCTTAGCAGGCATTAGTAAAGCATACATAATCATGCGTGCGGGTAAATGGGACATCCCTACATATCTAGGTGATGGAGCCATAGTTAATATGCACTTAGGCTACCTAATGATGAACTTACCTTTTGGTGTTCCTTATACATTGGATCAAGCTTATCAATTTGTGCAAAAAGCGATTATTGCTCTGGGATTTCCTGATATTCTTTTCCAGCCAGACGATGTTTATTCTAAGTTATTAGCTCGACAAGCTATTAGCAAAGCTGATGTGGTTTTAGGTTTATTTCCGACTGACCAACCTCAGAAAGCAGGTATGGTTGATTTTGACTCACAGGGTCGAGTTCGTCTGATTACAGAAAAACCTAAACAAACAAAATTACGCTATATGTGGGGAACAGCAGTGTGGACACCCGTATTTACCTCCTTTCTACATGAATATGTAGTCTCTATTGAAGCTAGTAGACAGCACCATGAGGCTGAGAACTATCCCACCAAGAAATGGGAATTGCCGATCGGAGATGTAATTCAAGCCGCGATCAACAAGGGTTTAGAAGTACAAGCAGAGGTTTTTACTGATGGAGAATATTTAGATATTGGCACATCAGAAGATTTAGTTCGCGCTGTACGTAGATTTATTTAG
- a CDS encoding putative capsular polysaccharide synthesis family protein, whose product MSTITKLSPNYATAKLYYSLKNYLNDFLVYGFNLEHSREEIIVYQMGKVGSRTIVWSLKSLDLDLSIYHVHALSYEGIKRVEKVYRENFARTRIIHNHFLQSLYLRQRLDKSKKKKKLKVVTLVREPIARNISKFFQNLHLLMNYDLQDKINTMKTEDIVRELKQLFFEKFNSHYDFMYWFDRELKSVFELDVFAKSFSCSEGYKTYENEQIQLLLLRVEDLNNCAQKAFKEFLDLDDFNLVTANTGNNKEYKTIYQEFLKSINLPLSYMDKIYNSRYTKHFYSEEEIKRFRKKWQKNI is encoded by the coding sequence ATGTCCACAATCACTAAGCTATCGCCTAATTACGCTACGGCTAAACTGTATTATTCCCTCAAAAACTATCTTAATGACTTTCTAGTTTATGGTTTCAATTTAGAACATTCTAGAGAAGAAATAATAGTCTATCAAATGGGCAAAGTTGGCTCTAGAACTATTGTCTGGTCACTAAAATCTCTTGACCTAGATCTATCTATTTATCATGTTCATGCCTTATCATATGAGGGTATCAAAAGAGTTGAAAAAGTTTACAGAGAAAATTTTGCTCGTACCAGAATAATCCACAATCATTTCTTACAAAGCTTGTATTTACGACAGAGACTGGATAAAAGTAAGAAGAAAAAAAAGCTTAAGGTAGTGACCCTTGTTCGAGAACCGATTGCTAGAAATATTTCAAAATTTTTTCAGAATCTCCATCTCTTAATGAATTATGATTTACAAGACAAAATCAATACGATGAAAACCGAAGATATTGTTAGAGAACTTAAGCAACTATTTTTCGAAAAATTTAACTCTCATTATGATTTTATGTATTGGTTTGATCGAGAATTAAAATCAGTGTTCGAACTTGATGTTTTTGCCAAAAGTTTCTCTTGTTCTGAAGGATATAAAACTTATGAAAATGAACAGATACAATTATTATTACTAAGAGTTGAGGATCTAAATAACTGTGCCCAAAAAGCTTTCAAAGAGTTTTTAGATCTAGATGACTTTAACTTGGTAACAGCAAATACTGGTAATAATAAAGAGTATAAAACTATCTATCAAGAATTTTTAAAGTCAATAAATTTACCTTTATCATACATGGATAAAATTTACAATTCGAGGTACACCAAACATTTTTACAGTGAAGAAGAAATAAAAAGATTTAGAAAAAAATGGCAGAAAAATATATAA
- a CDS encoding heparin lyase I family protein, translating to MISQNYYFDLIKLTSLLLLIAPKPALAEIIGKTSFETKCQRQIERRSRSNSCDRLRAKLLASKTLDYAFNFVNSNAADGEWAARFELRSDDQDRDEKGELPVRSELVFKDKRLQVGPGGTDIWYGYKVMIEEYEPDNSWNIIGQGGPVLHAAWRRGGGCDRGGPNYSFGIEQLDSGQFAWVFGLQYMQQNTCRTEQNSLRKDWVLEEAPFELGEWQDIVVNLKSTHEDNGYANIWINGKQVLSYQGPSGFHPRDIPLNDWRRVLHIKPVGIYKRGYNKQPGDPARSEKIVVYFDDLRIGKNSSYEEMKSAIPGVDEQISSNPSQDQTMFQRLKKYLNSIVSHFK from the coding sequence ATGATTTCTCAAAACTACTATTTCGACTTGATTAAATTGACATCGCTATTGTTGCTAATTGCCCCCAAACCAGCTCTAGCAGAAATAATTGGCAAAACTAGCTTTGAAACTAAATGTCAAAGACAAATAGAGCGAAGATCAAGAAGTAATAGCTGCGATCGCCTTAGAGCAAAATTGTTAGCTTCCAAAACTCTCGATTATGCTTTCAATTTTGTTAATTCCAATGCTGCTGATGGTGAATGGGCAGCTCGATTCGAACTCAGAAGTGACGATCAGGATCGAGATGAAAAAGGTGAACTACCAGTTAGAAGTGAGCTTGTTTTTAAGGATAAGCGACTCCAAGTTGGACCTGGAGGTACAGATATTTGGTACGGCTACAAAGTCATGATCGAAGAATATGAGCCTGATAATAGCTGGAATATTATCGGTCAAGGTGGACCTGTATTACATGCTGCCTGGAGAAGAGGTGGTGGATGTGACAGAGGTGGACCCAATTATAGTTTTGGCATCGAACAACTTGATAGTGGTCAATTTGCCTGGGTATTTGGTCTGCAATATATGCAGCAAAATACTTGTCGGACTGAGCAAAATTCACTCCGCAAAGATTGGGTATTGGAGGAAGCTCCTTTCGAGCTGGGTGAATGGCAAGACATTGTGGTTAATCTCAAATCAACCCATGAAGATAATGGTTATGCCAATATTTGGATCAATGGCAAGCAGGTTCTCAGTTACCAAGGTCCTTCAGGATTTCACCCTAGGGATATCCCTTTAAATGACTGGCGTAGAGTACTGCATATTAAGCCTGTTGGTATTTATAAACGGGGATATAATAAGCAGCCCGGCGATCCAGCTAGATCTGAAAAAATAGTAGTTTACTTTGATGATTTAAGAATTGGCAAAAACTCCAGTTACGAGGAAATGAAATCGGCGATTCCTGGCGTTGATGAGCAAATATCCTCTAACCCCAGCCAAGACCAAACAATGTTTCAAAGATTAAAAAAATATTTGAATAGTATAGTTAGCCACTTCAAATAA
- a CDS encoding polysaccharide lyase, whose translation MNIIYPGSTILQNDFETSLDGLKESDFNHSSSGIISTSDLNDQNSNNTVKFVLQDPDKREELSLDRVPSNSEITYSFRIFLPDTYVADPVPEIVAQWHAFPDFHLGETWSRTGPVLTLTTVDGEWRVGNKWDSRQIIRESDEQRGLTAEGSISYELGDYQTGVWTDWTFHVRWSHEADGLIEVWQNDNLVLRQTGPNTYNDESGPYLKVGLYNKKWQDTQLTQRELYYDDLEVLSIQEGDYLLSGGNEDNIYVLNNQTAPGSQINDLGGTDTLVFTSGLRLSLEDLLRETNDLLIDINHDGVFDPVNDLTISNFFTSSGDGVGLIETVGNLNSNQILNALALEPVVPVVSETETV comes from the coding sequence ATGAACATCATATATCCAGGTTCAACAATACTTCAAAATGATTTTGAAACGAGTTTAGATGGATTGAAAGAATCGGACTTTAATCATTCTTCTTCTGGAATTATTTCCACGTCTGACTTAAACGATCAAAATAGTAATAATACTGTCAAGTTTGTCTTGCAAGATCCCGATAAACGAGAGGAATTATCATTAGATCGCGTTCCTAGTAACTCTGAGATTACTTATAGTTTTAGAATTTTTCTACCTGATACCTATGTCGCGGATCCAGTTCCTGAAATCGTTGCCCAATGGCATGCTTTTCCGGATTTTCATTTAGGTGAAACTTGGTCGAGAACGGGACCAGTGTTGACTTTGACAACAGTAGATGGAGAATGGAGAGTCGGTAATAAATGGGATAGTCGACAAATCATCAGAGAATCAGACGAACAAAGAGGTCTAACAGCTGAGGGTTCTATAAGCTATGAATTGGGAGATTATCAAACTGGAGTATGGACTGATTGGACTTTTCATGTCAGGTGGTCTCATGAAGCTGATGGCCTAATTGAAGTGTGGCAAAACGATAATTTAGTTCTGCGGCAAACTGGACCAAATACTTACAATGATGAGTCTGGTCCCTATCTAAAAGTAGGCTTGTATAACAAAAAGTGGCAAGATACTCAGTTGACACAACGAGAACTTTACTATGATGACCTAGAAGTCCTTTCAATTCAAGAAGGAGATTATCTTCTTAGTGGGGGAAATGAGGACAATATTTATGTACTTAATAATCAGACAGCTCCAGGAAGTCAGATTAACGATCTAGGAGGGACAGATACTCTTGTCTTCACTAGTGGTCTTCGTTTAAGTCTAGAAGATCTTCTACGAGAAACAAATGATTTACTAATAGACATTAACCATGATGGAGTATTTGATCCTGTTAACGATCTCACTATTTCCAACTTCTTTACATCATCAGGAGATGGTGTTGGCTTGATCGAGACTGTAGGCAACCTTAATAGTAACCAAATTCTCAATGCTTTAGCTTTGGAACCAGTAGTTCCAGTTGTTTCAGAAACTGAAACTGTCTAG
- a CDS encoding NAD(P)-dependent oxidoreductase, with translation MKILVTGTEGYLGSLLAPLLMQKGHEVIGVDTGFYKVGWLFNGTDLTAKTLNKDIRHITDEDLEGVNAVVHMAELSNDPAGQLAPHITYEINHQGSVRLAELAKAAGVERFVYMSSCSVYGVATEDYVTESSPVNPQTDYAKCKTLVERDVQPLADDNFSPTFLRNATAYGASPRMRFDIVLNNLSGLAWTTQEIKMTSDGTPWRPLVHALDICKAILCTLEAPRDVVHQQIFNVGDTAHNYQVKEIAETIAGVFTGCQLSFGTSDGDNRSYRVSFEKINQTLPGFKCDWNAQSGAQQLFDVFTQIDMSAETFTFKGFTRLKQLEYLIRTQQIDRNFFWSKQSKLVGIPKGDKEPAIA, from the coding sequence ATGAAAATATTAGTTACCGGAACAGAAGGTTATCTTGGATCTTTATTAGCTCCTCTTTTAATGCAAAAGGGGCATGAAGTAATCGGCGTAGACACAGGATTTTATAAAGTAGGATGGCTTTTTAACGGTACTGATTTAACTGCTAAAACCCTCAATAAAGATATTCGGCATATTACAGATGAAGACCTTGAGGGAGTTAATGCCGTAGTTCATATGGCAGAACTTTCCAACGATCCTGCTGGTCAATTAGCCCCTCATATTACTTACGAAATTAATCATCAGGGGTCAGTTCGTCTTGCCGAATTAGCTAAGGCAGCAGGGGTAGAACGTTTTGTTTATATGTCTTCCTGTAGCGTCTATGGTGTGGCGACTGAGGACTATGTGACTGAATCATCACCTGTCAATCCTCAAACTGATTATGCTAAATGCAAAACTTTAGTAGAGAGAGATGTTCAGCCTTTAGCTGATGATAATTTTTCTCCCACATTTCTCCGTAATGCCACTGCCTACGGTGCTTCTCCTAGGATGCGTTTTGATATTGTTTTAAATAACTTATCGGGATTAGCCTGGACAACTCAAGAAATAAAGATGACCAGCGACGGTACTCCCTGGCGTCCTCTAGTTCATGCTTTGGATATTTGTAAGGCTATTTTATGCACTCTTGAAGCCCCAAGGGATGTAGTACACCAGCAAATATTTAATGTTGGTGATACAGCTCACAACTATCAAGTGAAAGAAATTGCTGAGACTATTGCTGGAGTATTTACAGGATGTCAGCTCAGTTTTGGTACGAGTGATGGCGATAACCGTAGCTACCGAGTTTCTTTTGAGAAAATTAATCAAACATTGCCAGGATTTAAATGTGATTGGAACGCTCAAAGTGGTGCTCAGCAATTATTTGATGTATTTACCCAAATAGATATGTCTGCTGAGACTTTCACTTTCAAGGGATTTACTCGCTTGAAGCAACTGGAGTATCTAATTAGAACTCAGCAAATTGACCGCAACTTTTTCTGGAGTAAGCAATCTAAGCTAGTTGGTATTCCCAAAGGAGACAAAGAACCAGCAATCGCTTAG
- a CDS encoding glycosyltransferase, with the protein MEINRSKVLVPEPQGSLVIPKLPSRGQIAVYNPVYFSLVIPTYQESKNIAQIIRLIGKLLDEILPDNYELIVVDDNSPDRTWKKAQSLVAEYSQLQVMRRQRERGLATAVIRGWQVARGEILGVIDGDLQHPPEILLNLLQTLEQGADLVIASRHIDRGGVSDWSIVRRFLSRGAQILGLIMLPEVVARVSDPMSGYFVLHRRAIAGHKLNPVGYKILIEVLGRGNIDKISEVGYVFQERQQGETKVAPKQYVQYLQHLLRLSLARGRISRLKKYIQFPASRFIRFCLVGLSGVFVDMTIFYLLSDPTSLGWGLTRSKIMAAELAIINNFCWNDRWTFGDIANLQPGWGMRWKRLLKFNLICLGGLILNVLLLNLLFNLLDINRYLANLTAIAAVTIWNFWLNYKLSWRVTKVKCSERL; encoded by the coding sequence ATGGAGATTAATAGAAGTAAGGTACTGGTGCCGGAGCCGCAAGGTTCGTTGGTGATTCCTAAACTTCCTTCTAGAGGTCAAATTGCTGTTTACAATCCTGTATATTTCTCTTTGGTAATTCCAACTTATCAAGAGAGTAAAAATATTGCTCAGATCATCAGACTGATCGGCAAATTGCTAGACGAAATTTTACCTGACAATTACGAGTTGATTGTGGTCGATGATAACAGCCCTGATCGTACCTGGAAAAAAGCTCAAAGCCTTGTAGCTGAGTATTCTCAGTTGCAGGTAATGCGTCGTCAACGAGAACGAGGTCTTGCTACAGCTGTAATTAGAGGATGGCAGGTAGCGAGAGGAGAAATTTTGGGAGTTATTGATGGTGACTTACAGCATCCCCCAGAAATATTACTCAACCTTTTACAAACTCTTGAGCAGGGTGCAGATTTAGTAATTGCTAGTCGGCACATTGATCGGGGAGGAGTCAGCGACTGGAGTATCGTGAGACGCTTTTTATCTCGCGGTGCACAAATTTTGGGATTAATTATGCTTCCAGAAGTTGTTGCTCGAGTCTCGGATCCAATGAGTGGCTATTTTGTGCTACATCGTCGTGCCATTGCTGGACATAAGTTAAATCCTGTGGGATACAAAATTCTGATTGAGGTATTAGGTCGTGGAAATATAGACAAAATCAGTGAAGTTGGTTATGTGTTTCAAGAGCGTCAACAAGGCGAGACTAAGGTTGCTCCGAAACAATATGTACAGTATCTACAGCATCTGTTACGATTGTCTCTGGCTCGAGGGCGAATTAGTCGTCTTAAAAAATACATCCAGTTTCCTGCTAGCCGATTTATCCGCTTTTGTCTGGTTGGTTTAAGCGGAGTATTCGTGGATATGACTATTTTTTACCTACTTAGTGATCCGACCTCCCTCGGTTGGGGTTTGACTCGTAGCAAAATTATGGCAGCAGAATTAGCTATCATTAACAACTTTTGCTGGAATGACCGTTGGACTTTTGGGGATATCGCCAATCTTCAACCGGGATGGGGCATGCGTTGGAAAAGATTGCTTAAGTTCAACCTAATCTGTCTAGGAGGATTAATTTTAAATGTTTTACTTTTGAATTTGCTGTTCAATTTGTTAGACATCAACCGATATCTAGCCAACCTAACTGCGATCGCGGCAGTAACAATTTGGAATTTTTGGCTTAACTATAAATTGAGCTGGCGAGTCACTAAAGTTAAGTGCTCAGAGCGATTGTAA
- the lhgO gene encoding L-2-hydroxyglutarate oxidase, translated as MYDFTIIGGGIVGLSTAMTLSQNYPRSKIAVLEKESQWAFHQTGHNSGVIHSGIYYKPGGFKARFCRAGNHSMVQFCQQHNIDYDICGKIIVAVEESELPLLQNLYQRGLENGLQVSKINAAQVKEIEPHVRCLAALHVPSTGIVNYQQVSQKFADLIRLQGGELFLNTEVLKINHTKNTTVIETSQREFTTRFIVNCAGLQSDRVAKLDKAKPKAKIVPFRGEYYKLTPEKCSLVNTLIYPVPNPAFPFLGVHFTRMIDGSVYAGPNAVLSFKREGYQKTDFNLRDFVEVMTYPGFWRLAAKHRDEGIQEIIRSYSKAAFVRSLQRLIPEVQAEDLLPTHAGVRAQALRNNGKLVDDFLIVSNHNSVHVCNAPSPAATSAIEIGKAIVENIVELAPIKRTAIRTTKIAEYAKETESSL; from the coding sequence ATGTACGATTTTACGATTATTGGTGGTGGAATTGTGGGGCTGTCCACTGCTATGACTTTAAGTCAAAACTACCCTCGATCTAAAATTGCTGTTTTAGAGAAAGAATCCCAGTGGGCTTTTCATCAAACAGGACATAATAGCGGAGTAATTCACTCAGGAATTTATTATAAGCCTGGTGGTTTTAAAGCCCGATTTTGTCGTGCAGGAAATCACTCAATGGTGCAATTTTGTCAGCAGCATAATATTGATTATGATATCTGTGGCAAAATTATTGTGGCGGTGGAAGAATCGGAATTACCACTACTACAAAATCTCTATCAACGGGGATTAGAAAATGGTTTGCAAGTCAGCAAAATTAATGCCGCCCAAGTAAAAGAAATTGAACCTCATGTACGCTGTCTGGCTGCTTTACACGTACCTAGCACGGGTATTGTTAATTATCAACAAGTGTCTCAAAAGTTTGCCGATTTAATTAGGCTACAGGGGGGAGAGCTGTTTCTTAATACTGAAGTTCTTAAAATTAATCACACCAAAAATACTACAGTAATAGAAACTTCTCAAAGGGAGTTTACTACTCGATTTATCGTTAACTGTGCTGGTTTACAGAGCGATCGCGTTGCCAAACTAGATAAAGCTAAACCAAAAGCTAAAATCGTTCCTTTTCGAGGAGAATATTACAAGCTCACGCCAGAAAAATGCTCTTTAGTCAACACTTTAATCTACCCAGTACCTAATCCAGCGTTCCCTTTTTTAGGAGTTCACTTTACTAGGATGATTGATGGTAGTGTTTATGCAGGACCTAATGCGGTACTCAGCTTTAAACGAGAAGGCTATCAAAAAACAGACTTCAACCTTCGAGATTTTGTGGAGGTGATGACCTATCCCGGTTTTTGGAGATTGGCTGCTAAACACAGGGATGAAGGAATACAAGAAATTATTCGCTCTTATAGCAAAGCGGCATTTGTACGTAGTTTGCAAAGATTGATCCCTGAAGTTCAAGCAGAAGATCTGCTACCAACTCATGCTGGAGTTCGCGCTCAAGCACTAAGAAATAACGGCAAGTTAGTTGATGATTTCTTGATTGTGTCTAATCATAATTCAGTTCATGTATGTAATGCACCTTCTCCAGCAGCAACTTCCGCCATCGAAATTGGAAAAGCTATAGTTGAAAATATTGTTGAGCTAGCACCAATTAAAAGAACGGCAATTCGGACCACTAAAATAGCAGAATATGCTAAAGAAACCGAATCATCTTTATAG
- the rfbF gene encoding glucose-1-phosphate cytidylyltransferase: protein MKAVILAGGLGTRLSEETSIRPKPMVEIGGMPILWHIMKIYSAHGINDFIICCGYKGYVIKEYFANYFLHRSDVTFDMRFNQMNVHRGNAEPWKVTLIDTGASTMTGGRLKRVGEHINETFCFTYGDGVSNINITELIAFHREQKTLATLTATQPPGRFGAIVLGQEQTKITSFQEKPEGDGAWINGGYFVLEPEVIDFIADDATVWEQEPLKKLAHLEQLSAYKHNGFWQPMDTLRDKRYLEGLWQNNQAPWKIW from the coding sequence ATGAAAGCCGTAATCTTAGCAGGTGGATTGGGAACTCGTTTAAGTGAAGAAACCAGTATTCGACCCAAACCGATGGTAGAAATTGGTGGCATGCCGATTTTGTGGCACATTATGAAAATTTATTCTGCCCACGGAATCAACGATTTTATTATTTGTTGTGGTTATAAAGGCTACGTAATTAAAGAATATTTCGCCAATTACTTTTTGCACAGGTCTGATGTCACCTTTGACATGCGATTTAATCAGATGAATGTCCACCGTGGCAATGCTGAACCCTGGAAAGTCACCCTGATCGATACCGGAGCATCAACCATGACGGGCGGTAGACTTAAAAGAGTTGGCGAGCATATTAACGAAACCTTTTGTTTTACCTATGGCGATGGAGTTAGTAATATCAACATCACCGAATTAATAGCTTTTCATCGTGAACAAAAAACCTTGGCAACTTTGACTGCGACCCAACCACCAGGACGCTTTGGAGCAATTGTCTTGGGTCAAGAACAGACGAAAATAACCAGCTTTCAGGAAAAACCTGAAGGCGATGGCGCTTGGATTAACGGTGGTTATTTTGTTCTTGAACCAGAAGTAATTGATTTTATTGCCGATGATGCCACAGTTTGGGAACAAGAACCTTTAAAGAAATTAGCTCATTTAGAACAACTATCTGCCTACAAACATAATGGATTCTGGCAGCCAATGGATACGTTGCGAGACAAACGATATTTAGAAGGTTTATGGCAAAATAACCAGGCTCCATGGAAAATTTGGTAA